The genomic stretch acaacgcttattgaagaagacaaataatgaatatggttcgaatgaacattgataacaatcttcttgactatgtgtcctaggatcaatctagtcgatcctgcgagtaaccaaatcatatttattatagtttggaagactagtggttgtttaccggaaatcaccgtaaacaggtcCCAAACCTGAACAAAACAATAAGAAATCATTATCAATTTATCAAACAAAACTTATATTAAGCAACAAGCAATTGTGTAGAGCTAacatagaaaagcaaaaaaccaCTGAAGATTCACAGAGACTCTTTATTGCCAAACAATCAAAATATACCTTGATGCTTTGATCCTTGGATCCTGAGTACAACATCTTGTTACATCCAACAGCCAGGCAAACAACAGATTTAGTGTGTCCGCGTAGTGATGCAACCAGTTCAAAAGGGGAATTGGATTTAGAACTGCCTCTCCATGCAAAAATTACACCATCATGCGATTTAAATAATCTAACTCAACATAAATTGATATATAACAGAAATGAATTATTACAAAAGTAAGAGAACAAAACATACTATACAACCATAAACCAATATGTGAGTAGTTACCTCTGCTCCAGCTAAGAGTGTATCATTGCCAACAACCATGGCAAGGACTCGTCCCTTAGGTCCATCAAGAGTTAAATGTGAAGCAGTTTGCATATTCCATGCCTTCACAAAAAACCACAATGACATTTATCAGCTTACAATTAACAGTCCTATATAACAAAACCAtattatgaaagaaaaaaaataattgaagtaGGAATAAGAGCTTACCTTGACAATGTTAGGCAGACCAACAAAAATCCACGGGCCCTCACTGATCAAAGAGGTAGCTTCAGCACCAAGATTCGTCAAATTAGTACATTGACCAGTAACACAGTCCCATGTCCGAAGTGTCCCATCGGTGCTGCTAGAATAAAGTTTGTTTGATCCATGTGGAAGTGCAATTCCAGTGACAAGCTGCTCACAAATATTTCAATTAAACTAGTTCAGAATTAATTATCAACTAAAAAAGAAGCCAA from Vicia villosa cultivar HV-30 ecotype Madison, WI linkage group LG4, Vvil1.0, whole genome shotgun sequence encodes the following:
- the LOC131597128 gene encoding zinc finger CCCH domain-containing protein 48-like, encoding MIQKRKNFVVRPLVRDDKLPPKCNTKTLFIRKIGDEKSLPKDATIGDDIEKTQIAKVSPKHVCKYWMNGDCVRGEHCRNLHSWFYGDGFATLVKLQGHKKLVTGIALPHGSNKLYSSSTDGTLRTWDCVTGQCTNLTNLGAEATSLISEGPWIFVGLPNIVKAWNMQTASHLTLDGPKGRVLAMVVGNDTLLAGAEII